A window of Ammospiza caudacuta isolate bAmmCau1 chromosome 20, bAmmCau1.pri, whole genome shotgun sequence genomic DNA:
GGCAGCACCGGGCAGGAcgggcgggcagggccggcTCGGGACTTACCGCgggcggcagcggggccggagcgggaacgggagcgggagcggggcgggccggggaggcGGAACCGGGGAGGGGCTCGGGCGCTGCGGAAGCGGCGAAAGTGCGGGCGGGGAACGCGGCCCGGCTTTACTGAGCCCGGCTCCACCCCGGCCCGGCTTTACCCCGGCCCCGCTTCACCGGGCCCCGGCTTTGCCGCGGCCGCCTGTCCCGCCCTcacggccccggcccggccgccggccccgccggctCCGGCCCCTCAGCGCCATCCGTGCCCCGCTCCCGGTAAGCGGAACCCCTGGTTAATTCACGCTTTTTCCACCCCGCAGGGTTCTCCTCCcgctgggggctgcagctgctgctggtacTGACCAGGCAGCACAAAGTTGGGTAGGATCACGTTGTTACATATCTGTGCACCATAGAGGATGTGGCAACGTGTGTTCTACAGAGCAGTAAGATTATTCACCATGTGAATGTTCAGTGGAGGATTTGATGTTTTAGAGATCTCCCTCAGAAATGTACGAAGCATCTTGTTGGAACGCAGCAGGATGAAAAATGCTGGAGCTTCCTCAAGTCTAAGCCTGTGCCTGTCCTTGGCTTCCCAGGccagctccagtgctgctctgtgttctTTCAATTGAAAAGCAACTCAATAACTGCTGAAATCAATATTGTTTTAATGAAGTGATTAATTTATAACGAGTTCAGAGACCCGTTTTACAAAGCTACCTCAAGTTCACGTTTTGTGTTTtcagaggaaggaagaagaatgTCCCAAAAACAGCTGAAAGAAGCTTTTATCAGCAATCTGAATGGAACGAGTTTGCTGGAAATTTCTGCAGGTTTATCCCTTCCTCCGCTGTGCCTGCTGTGCAGAGGGCTCCTCCTGATCCTGCACTACCTGCACCATGGAAAACCTGTAAGCTCAAGGACGTACAGCCTGCTGCTGGACTTCCTTGTGCTGGTGTCTCCTCTCGTGTTCTCCTGCACTGTCTTGTCCCCAATCATCTTTTTCATTCCAGTTATCCTTGCTGCCTTCTGTGCCgcaatattttccaaaatataCAGCCAGACAAAATGGAAGGCCAGAGTGCCCTTGGGGCAAATTGTAAAAGAATTCCAGAAGGCACGCTTGGACCCCGAGTGCATTCCAGCAATAACTGTGTTCCGTGTTTATGTCAACGTGCTGACATCCATCAGCATTTTGGCCGTGGATTTCCCGCAGTACCCCCGGCGATACGCCAAGGCCGAGACCTACGGCACCGGGGCCATGGATTTGGGGGTGGGAGCCTTCATCTTTGGAAATGCTCTCGTCTGCCCTGAGGTTCGGCAGAAGCCTCACAGGACTCAGCCCAGGTTCTCCAGCTTGGCCAGGCAGGTGTTTTCTGTATGGCCACTGATTGCCCTTGGCGTCGGGCGGCTGCTGAGCGTTAAATCCATCGAGTACCACGAGCACACCTCGGAGTACGGCGTGCACTGGAACTTCTTCTTCACCCTGGCGCTGGTGAGACTTGCAGCCTCTCTGCTTTTAGCCATATTCCCCAAACACAAGGCTTGGCTCGTGgctctggctgtggctgtgctctaccagctgctcctcagcacgACCTCTCTGAAGATGTTCATCCTGCACGGCAGCGACGGCCGGGGCTCCCGGCTCGGCTTCCTTGACGCCAACCGGGAAGGGCTCTTGTCCCTCTTTGGCTACCTGGCCATCTACCTGGCGAGCGTGCaggtggggctgtggctgctgcagcgcAGGAGCTCGGTCAGGGGCTGGCTGGAGGCCCTCGGGGGGCTGGCCCTGgccgtgctggggctgtgggcgCTGCCGCAGCTGTGCCAGGCGGGCACCGAGCCCGTGTCCCGCCGCATGGCCAACCTGCCCTTCTGCACCTGGGTGCTCGcccagtgcctgctgctgctgggcttctTCGTGCTCACTGACCTCAGCCTGGTGTTCACAAAGCTGCTGGTCAAGGGCTGCAgcgtgccctgctgctggaaggTTGTGCAGCCCCCTGATTCCAGGAAAACGCCGGGAATGGAGGCTGAGCCGGTGGGAAGGCAGGACAAGCTGTCACAGCCATGCCTGATTAGTGCTATTAACAAAAATCAATTACTGTTTTTCTTGCTAGCAAACGTTATGACTGGTGCTGTGAACATCCTGATAGACACAATCCACAGCAAGGCTGCCTTTACATTATGCATACTGCACGTGTACatgttttttaattgtttaattATGTATATATTGCACGCCAGAAATATAGTATTAAAGTTTTGGTGATTCCACTTTGGCTGAGTGGACTAGCTGGACTTTGTTTGCTGTAGTTGGATGATGGCATTTAATggaaaaatcagtatttttcctgaatgtgttgcaataatttataatttatcagagctttttattatttagtCTTGATTACTCTTTAATGGTTCATTTCACCAGATTATACAGTTGATGATCTTACCTGTTGGGAGTTGTTGCACATGATCCTGAAAACTTAGGTTTGGAGATTGCTgaatattcctgctgctcctgagagTAAATTGTTTTACAGTTAGTGAACTGTGCTCATACCCAAGGAATTAGATAACAAGGTAGAGCAGAAACCAGATGAAAAGTAAGATGAGGAGTAATTATATGGAGAGAGAGGCCTAGCTGTGTCAAGATTTACCTAGTTAAGGCCCCTGCATAAATAATAGATAAGAATAATTCTTTATATAAAATGTATTGAATAAGTGGATACTTGAAAATGTTTTGGCCCCAGTCCTGCAGAGATTTATGCATATGCTTGACTTTGATGGTAGTAATTGTGGAATGTTAATCATATACTGAAACCTAAATTAGCCTTTGAATTAAAGCTAAATTTCACTTCCGTCCCCACTGATGAATATAAATGAAGACCTGAGATAAAATGTGATGCTCTGAAGGATAAACTCAACTGTAGATGAATTCATAAAGCAGTTGTTGGAGGTTGTGGTGCAGATAATAAGAGCAGCACTTTATAAGAAAATACAAAGATACCAAATGAATTCAGCTCCAACCTGCAGACCAGCACATTGAATGCTGCATTTTGCCAGCTGAGATGTCTCCAAGGGAGGACATTTGGTATCAGTTTTTATTAGCAAACAAACAGGTTGCAGATGGAAAGAAGTGCAGTGCACTGGGTCAGGGTTCTGGCAATGGCTTGAGAAGGGAACTGCTCAGTTTGTCACTCTTCCTTGCCAGGCCAGAGCACCCTCTGTGTTCCCTTTCCTGACTGTGACAGTTCTTCCTGAGCTCATCAAGTCGTTGGGAAGAGAAATACACTTAAAGATTGTGAGGAATTCAATAATGGGATATAAACACTTTAGGAGTAGAATACCAATGGTAGTTGGTGATAGATGCCCAGTGTCAGTGGAGTTACAGCAGTACACATGGGCCATATTCCATATTTCTCCTTGTCTCTCACAAGTGATGAATCATCAAACCTTTGGAGAATAAATCAGATTCCTTAAGACAGACATGCTGTGGAAGAGTCATACATTTATTAAGTTCTCCAAGCCCCTGGCCAGCAGAAAGGTGAAGTCTGAGGATTGCAGGCTGTGGCCACGCTCAGTTCATGCTTGTTTGCTTCCAATTTTAAAGCCAAGTAGTCTTGAGAATGAAAGCAAAGCAGCCTGTGTTATCCTGGGGACAGATGCAAGAACTGGCAACAACCTCTTAGAAACAGTTGT
This region includes:
- the PIGW gene encoding phosphatidylinositol-glycan biosynthesis class W protein, with the protein product MSQKQLKEAFISNLNGTSLLEISAGLSLPPLCLLCRGLLLILHYLHHGKPVSSRTYSLLLDFLVLVSPLVFSCTVLSPIIFFIPVILAAFCAAIFSKIYSQTKWKARVPLGQIVKEFQKARLDPECIPAITVFRVYVNVLTSISILAVDFPQYPRRYAKAETYGTGAMDLGVGAFIFGNALVCPEVRQKPHRTQPRFSSLARQVFSVWPLIALGVGRLLSVKSIEYHEHTSEYGVHWNFFFTLALVRLAASLLLAIFPKHKAWLVALAVAVLYQLLLSTTSLKMFILHGSDGRGSRLGFLDANREGLLSLFGYLAIYLASVQVGLWLLQRRSSVRGWLEALGGLALAVLGLWALPQLCQAGTEPVSRRMANLPFCTWVLAQCLLLLGFFVLTDLSLVFTKLLVKGCSVPCCWKVVQPPDSRKTPGMEAEPVGRQDKLSQPCLISAINKNQLLFFLLANVMTGAVNILIDTIHSKAAFTLCILHVYMFFNCLIMYILHARNIVLKFW